From Daucus carota subsp. sativus chromosome 6, DH1 v3.0, whole genome shotgun sequence, the proteins below share one genomic window:
- the LOC108226948 gene encoding glutamate synthase [NADH], amyloplastic isoform X1, which yields MSVAQNSIFQPKPASNLCSTTKPKAILNPQLNVLSRVAVRAKAKAKNCGFALEKNRFYGSRLRGSGQERHHLWQSDGPGRAPKLKVVVKSSMSQVPEKPLGLYDSAFDKDSCGVGFVAELSGESSRKTVRDAIEMLVRMAHRGACGCEANTGDGAGILVALPHDFYKEVAKDVGFELPPFGEYAVGMFFLPTSESRREQSKIVFTKVAESLGHTVLGWRSVPTDNSGLGPSTLQTEPVIEQVFLTPTPRSEVDFEQQLYILRRVSMVAIRAALNLQHGSVKDFYICSLSSRTIVYKGQLKPNQLKEYYYADLGNQRFTSYMALVHSRFSTNTFPSWDRAQPMRVLGHNGEINTLRGNVNWMKAREGLLKCRDLQLSKNEMKKLLPIVDASSSDSGSFDGVLELLIRAGRSLPEAIMMMIPEAWQNDKNMDPERKDLYEYFSALMEPWDGPALISFTDGRYLGATLDRNGLRPGRFYVTHSGRVIMASEVGVVDIPPEDVSRKGRLNPGMMLLVDFEKHVVVDDEALKQQYSKARPYGKWLERQKITLKNIVESVRESDRVCPPIAGVMQASNNDDNMENMGLRGLLAPLKAFGYTIESIEMLLLPMAKDGVEALGSMGNDAPLAVMSNREKLIFEYFKQMFAQVTNPPIDPIREKIVTSMECMVGPEGDLTETTEEQCHRLSLKGPLLSIDEMQAIKKMNYRGWRSKVLDITYSKERGGNGLEETLDRICLEAHNAIKEGYTTLVLSDRAFSPNRVAVSSLLAVGAVHQHLVKKLERTRVALIVESAEPREVHHFCTLVGFGADGICPYLAVEAIWRLQVDGKIPPKSSGEFHSKEELIKKYYRASQYGMMKVLAKMGISTLASYKGAQIFEAVGLSSDVMDRCFAGTPSRVEGATFEALAHDALHLHDIAFPSRALPPTSAEAVALPNPGDYHWRKGGEIHLNDPLAISKLQEAARGNSVAAYKEYSKRIQELNKSCNLRGLLKFKEAAVQIPLEEVEPASEIVKRFCTGAMSYGSISLEAHTTLAMAMNKIGGKSNTGEGGENPSRMEPLSDGSMNPKRSAIKQVASGRFGVSSYYLTNADELQIKMAQGAKPGEGGELPGHKVIGDIAITRNSTAGVGLISPPPHHDIYSIEDLAQLIYDLKNANPAARVSVKLVSEAGVGVIASGVVKGHADHILISGHDGGTGASRWTGIKSAGLPWELGLAETHQTLVANDLRGRTVLQTDGQLKTGRDVAMAALLGAEEFGFSTAPLITLGCIMMRKCHKNTCPVGIATQDPVLREKFAGEPEHVINFFFMIAEELREIMSQLGLRTINEMVGRSDLLEMDKDLIKDNEKLKTIDLSLLLKPAAEIRPEAAQYCVEKQDHGLDMALDQKLISLSAPALSKGLPVYMETPICNTNRAVGTMLSHEVTKRYHNIGLPADTIHVKLNGSAGQSLGAFLCSGIMLELEGDSNDYVGKGLSGGKIVVYPPKGSNFDPKENIIIGNVALYGATNGEAYFNGMAAERFCVRNSGAKAVVEGVGDHGCEYMTGGTVVVLGKTGRNFAAGMSGGIAYVFDEDSKFRSRCNAELVDLDNVEEEDDITTLRMMIQQHQRHTGSQLAKDVLSNFDKLLPSFVKVFPRDYKRILASLRKEEIAKRAAEKAAKEAEEQEEAELVEKDAFEELKKLAAANTMNEKASEEVKAKVSDRPSEVADAVKHRGFVAYERAGVSYRDPLVRMGDWKEVMEETKPGPLVKTQSARCMDCGTPFCHQENSGCPLGNKIPEFNELVYQNRWREALNRLLETNNFPEFTGRVCPAPCEGSCVLGIIENPVSIKSIECSIIDKAFEEGWMLPRPPLTRTGKKVAIVGSGPSGLAAADQLNRMGHSVTVFERSDRVGGLMMYGVPNMKTDKIDVVQRRVDLMEKEGVTFVVNASVGKDPSYSLDRLREENDAIILAVGATKPRDLPVPGRELSGVHFAMEFLHANTKSLLDSNLEDGNYISAKGKKVVVIGGGDTGTDCIGTSIRHGCNNIVNLELLPEPPRTRAPGNPWPQWPRIFRVDYGHQEAATKFGKDPRSYEVLTKRFIGDENGLVKGLEIVRVQWEKDASGRFQFKEVEGSEEIIGADLVLLAMGFLGPESTIADKLELERDNRSNFKAEYGRFSTNVDGVFAAGDCRRGQSLVVWAISEGRQAASEVDKYLLREENNVDSDRLDNTTNRQQDSNKQTVMTK from the exons ATGTCGGTGGCTCAAAATTCGATTTTTCAACCAAAACCCGCCTCGAATTTGTGTTCAACCACCAAGCCTAAGGCTATTCTGAACCCCCAACTCAATGTTTTGAGTCGGGTCGCGGTGAGAGCCAAAGCAAAAGCCAAGAATTGTGGGTTTGCTTTGGAGAAGAACAGGTTTTATGGGTCCAGATTACGTGGGTCGGGTCAAGAAAGGCACCATCTTTGGCAATCTGATGGACCCGGAAGAGCTCCAAAACTCAAAGTGGTGGTCAAGTCTTCAATGTCTCAGGTGCCTGAAAAGCCTCTTGGGCTTTATGATTCAGCTTTCGATAAGGATTCTTGTGGGGTAGGCTTTGTTGCTGAGTTATCTGGTGAAAGCAGCCGTAAAACG GTAAGGGATGCAATAGAGATGTTGGTAAGAATGGCACACAGAGGTGCATGTGGATGTGAAGCTAATACTGGTGATGGGGCTGGGATTCTTGTTGCTCTTCCTCATGACTTTTACAAGGAG GTTGCTAAAGATGTTGGCTTTGAGCTGCCGCCATTTGGGGAATACGCTGTTGGCATGTTTTTCTTGCCTACTTCTGAAAGCAGAAGGGAGCAAAGCAAAATTGTATTTACGAAG GTTGCTGAGTCACTTGGCCATACTGTTCTTGGCTGGCGCTCTGTCCCAACTGATAACTCTGGATTGGGCCCGTCTACTTTACAAACAGAACCTGTTATTGAACAAGTGTTTCTTACACCTACACCTAGGTCTGAGGTTGATTTTGAGCAACAG CTTTACATATTAAGGAGAGTTTCGATGGTAGCTATACGAGCGGCTTTAAATCTCCAACATGGCAGCGTCAAGGACTTCTATATATGTTCTTTATCCTCGAG AACCATTGTCTACAAAGGTCAGTTGAAGCCCAATCAGTTGAAGGAGTATTATTATGCGGATCTTGGCAATCAAAGGTTTACGAGCTACATGGCCCTG GTTCATTCACGGTTTTCGACGAATACATTCCCGAGCTGGGATCGTGCTCAACCTATGCGTGTTTTGGGACATAATGGAGAAATTAACACGCTTCGGGGAAATGTCAACTG GATGAAGGCCCGGGAAGGTCTCCTTAAGTGCAGGGACCTTCAGTTGTCAAAGAACGAGATGAAGAAGCTTCTACCAATCGTAGATGCAAGCTCTTCTGATTCAG GGTCTTTTGATGGTGTCCTTGAGCTTTTAATACGAGCTGGAAGAAGTCTCCCAGAAGCtataatgatgatgatccctGAAGCTTGGCAGAATGACAAAAATATGGATCCTGAAAGGAAGGATTTGTATGAATATTTTTCAGCCCTAATGGAACCATGGGATGGTCCAGCTCTAATATCAT TTACTGATGGTCGCTATCTCGGAGCTACATTAGACCGAAATGGATTGCGTCCGGGCCGCTTTTATGTCACTCACAGCGGACGAGTCATAATGGCGAGTGAAGTTGGGGTCGTTGATATCCCACCAGAGGATGTATCTAGGAAAGGAAGACTGAATCCTGGAATGATGCTTCTTGTGGATTTTGAGAAGCATGTTGTTGTAGATGATGAAGCTTTGAAGCAGCAGTACTCAAAGGCACGACCATATGGAAAGTGGCTTGAAAGACAAAAGATTACACTTAAGAATATTGTTGAATCGGTTCGTGAGTCTGACAGGGTGTGTCCTCCTATAGCAGGAGTCATGCAA GCATCAAATAACGATGACAACATGGAAAACATGGGTCTGCGTGGCTTACTGGCTCCCCTAAAGGCTTTTGG TTATACTATTGAATCTATAGAGATGCTGCTGCTACCAATGGCCAAAGATGGTGTCGAGGCTCTTGGCTCGATGGGGAACGATGCTCCCTTGGCCGTGATGTCAAACAGGGAGAAACTCATTTTTGAGTATTTTAAACAAATGTTTGCTCAGGTTACGAATCCTCCAATTGATCCTATACGGGAGAAGATAGTTACTTCTATGGAGTGCATGGTTGGTCCAGAAGGGGATCTCACAGAGACCACCGAGGAACAATGCCACCGTCTATCATTGAAAGGCCCCCTTCTATCCATCGATGAAATGCAAGCAATTAAGAAAATGAACTACAGAGGCTGGCGTAGCAAAGTTTTAGATATAACCTATTCAAAGGAACGGGGCGGAAATGGATTGGAGGAGACACTAGATAGGATATGTTTGGAAGCACATAATGCAATTAAGGAGGGTTATACTACTTTGGTGCTTTCTGATCGAG CATTTTCACCAAACCGAGTTgctgttagctcactcttggcTGTCGGTGCTGTCCATCAACATTTAGTCAAGAAACTTGAGCGTACTCGTGTAGCATTGATTGTGGAATCTGCTGAACCCCGTGAAGTGCACCATTTCTGTACACTGGTAGGATTTGGTGCAGATGGTATCTGCCCATATTTGGCTGTAGAGGCCATTTGGAGACTTCAGGTTGATGGTAAGATCCCACCCAAATCTAGTGGTGAATTCCACTCAAAGGAAGAGCTAATCAAAAAGTATTATAGAGCAAGTCAATATGGAATGATGAAGGTTCTTGCTAAAATGGGTATATCGACGCTGGCCTCATACAAGGGTGCTCAAATTTTCGAGGCTGTTGGTCTTTCATCAGACGTGATGGATAGGTGCTTTGCAGGAACTCCAAGTAGAGTAGAAGGTGCAACATTTGAGGCTCTTGCTCACGATGCACTTCATTTGCATGATATTGCATTTCCATCACGAGCATTACCTCCCACAAGTGCTGAAGCTGTGGCACTGCCAAATCCGGGCGATTATCACTGGAGAAAAGGTGGTGAGATTCATCTGAACGATCCTCTTGCCATATCAAAGCTGCAAGAGGCAGCCAGGGGAAATAGTGTGGCTGCCTACAAAGAGTACTCCAAGCGCATACAGGAACTGAATAAATCCTGTAATCTGCGGGGACTTCTAAAATTCAAAGAAGCGGCTGTGCAAATTCCTTTAGAGGAAGTAGAGCCAGCTAGTGAAATTGTGAAGAGGTTCTGTACGGGAGCCATGAGTTATGGGTCCATTTCACTGGAGGCTCACACCACCCTTGCTATGGCAATGAATAAGATCGGAGGAAAGTCGAACACAG GTGAGGGCGGTGAAAACCCATCCCGTATGGAGCCACTTTCAGATGGTTCGATGAATCCTAAGAGGAGTGCAATCAAGCAGGTAGCAAGTGGGAGGTTTGGTGTTTCCAGTTATTACCTAACTAATGCTGATGAGCTTCAGATAAAAATGGCTCAG GGAGCAAAGCCTGGTGAAGGAGGGGAACTTCCTGGCCATAAGGTTATTGGGGATATTGCAATCACTCGAAATTCTACTGCTGGGGTGGGATTAATAAGCCCTCCTCCTCATCATGACATCTATTCTATCGAAGATCTTGCTCAACTGATTTATGATTTGAAG AATGCTAATCCAGCGGCAAGAGTTAGTGTGAAATTGGTTTCTGAAGCTGGTGTTGGAGTAATTGCTAGTGGTGTTGTAAAGGGGCATGCTGACCATATTTTAATTTCCGGACACGATGGAGGTACAGGGGCCTCTCGGTGGACTGGTATTAAGAGTGCTGGGCTTCCATGGGAACTTGGTCTTGCGGAGACCCATCAAACTCTTGTTGCTAATGATCTCCGTGGCCGAACAGTTCTCCAGACTGACGGCCAACTTAAAACTGGAAGAGATGTTGCCATGGCTGCACTTCTTGGCGCAGAGGAATTTGGTTTCAGCACAGCTCCTCTCATAACTCTTGGTTGCATTATGATGCGGAAGTGCCACAAAAACACTTGCCCAGTTGGCATTGCAACTCAAGATCCAGTTCTTAGAGAAAAATTTGCTGGAGAACCTGAACATGTCATTAATTTCTTCTTCATGATTGCTGAAGAATTAAGGGAAATTATGTCTCAGCTTGGATTAAGAACCATCAATGAGATGGTTGGTCGATCAGACTTGCTAGAAATGGATAAAGATCTGATCAAGGATAATGAGAAGCTTAAGACTATCGATCTCTCTCTATTACTTAAACCGGCTGCTGAGATTCGTCCGGAAGCAGCACAGTATTGTGTAGAGAAGCAAGACCATGGCCTAGACATGGCTTTGGACCAGAAACTGATATCATTGTCTGCACCAGCCTTGTCAAAAGGTCTTCCTGTGTATATGGAGACCCCTATCTGCAATACAAATCGGGCGGTTGGAACAATGTTAAGTCACGAAGTGACAAAGCGCTACCACAATATAGGCCTTCCTGCAGATACTATTCACGTTAAACTTAATGGAAGTGCGGGGCAGAGCCTTGGAGCTTTTCTGTGCTCTGGAATCATGCTGGAGCTTGAAGGTGACAGCAATGACTATGTTGGAAAGGGATTGTCTGGTGGCAAGATTGTTGTGTACCCTCCCAAAGGAAGCAACTTTGACCCAAAAGAAAACATCATAATAGGAAATGTGGCTCTTTATGGTGCAACAAATGGAGAAGCTTACTTTAATGGGATGGCTGCTGAAAGATTCTGTGTACGTAATTCAGGTGCTAAAGCAGTTGTAGAAGGTGTTGGTGATCATGGTTGCGAGTATATGACTGGAGGGACTGTTGTTGTGCTTGGGAAAACTGGGCGCAATTTTGCAGCTGGCATGAGTGGTGGTATAGCTTATGTTTTCGATGAGGATTCCAAGTTCCGTTCTAGATGCAATGCTGAGCTTGTTGATCTGGATAATGTTGAAGAAGAGGATGACATCACAACTCTTAGGATGATGATACAGCAACATCAGCGGCACACAGGCAGCCAGCTAGCCAAAGACGTGCTTTCGAACTTTGATAAACTCTTGCCTTCATTTGTTAAGGTCTTTCCAAGGGATTACAAACGAATACTAGCAAGCCTTAGGAAGGAGGAAATTGCAAAAAGGGCTGCAGAAAAGGCTGCTAAAGAAGCTGAAGAGCAAGAAGAAGCAGAGTTAGTTGAAAAAGATGCTTTTGAAGAGCTAAAGAAATTGGCAGCTGCTAATACCATGAATGAGAAAGCTAGTGAG GAAGTGAAGGCTAAAGTATCAGACAGACCATCTGAGGTAGCTGATGCTGTCAAGCATAGAGGTTTTGTTGCATATGAGCGTGCAGGAGTTTCATATAGGGATCCCCTTGTTCGGATGGGTGACTGGAAAGAAGTTATGGAAGAGACAAAGCCTGGACCGCTTGTAAAGACACAGTCTGCTCGCTGTATGGACTGTGGCACTCCTTTTTGTCATCAA GAGAATTCTGGATGTCCTCTTGGAAATAAAATACCTGAATTCAACGAGTTGGTGTACCAAAATAGGTGGCGTGAAGCACTCAATCGGCTTCTGGAGACCAATAATTTTCCAGAGTTTACTGGCCGAGTATGCCCAGCACCGTGTGAGGGTTCTTGTGTGCTTGGTATTATTGAAAATCCAGTTTCTATTAAGAGCATTGAGTGTTCGATCATCGACAAAGCCTTTGAGGAAGGTTGGATGCTGCCCCGACCTCCACTAACGAGAACAGG GAAAAAAGTTGCCATTGTTGGGAGTGGACCTTCTGGTTTGGCAGCTGCTGATCAGCTAAATAGAATGGGTCATTCTGTGACAGTCTTTGAGCGGTCCGATCGAGTTGGGGGCCTGATGATGTATGGAGTCCCAAATATGAAAACGGATAAAATTGATGTTGTTCAAAGGCGGGTTGACCTTATGGAGAAAGAAGGAGTGACATTTGTTGTCAATGCCAGTGTTGGCAAAGATCCGTCCTATTCCCTGGATCGACTTCGTGAGGAGAATGATGCAATAATTTTGGCCGTAGGAGCTACAAAGCCAAG GGACCTTCCTGTTCCTGGAAGGGAGTTGTCAGGAGTCCATTTTGCGATGGAGTTTCTTCATGCCAATACGAAGAGCTTGCTTGATAGCAATCTTGAGGATGGTAACTACATATCAGCCAAAGGAAAGAAAGTTGTTGTAATTGGTGGAGGTGACACAGGAACAGATTGCATAGGGACCTCTATTAGACACGGTTGCAATAACATTGTTAATTTGGAGCTTCTTCCTGAGCCACCTAGAACAAGAGCACCGGGTAACCCCTGGCCACAG TGGCCTCGTATATTCCGTGTTGATTATGGGCACCAAGAAGCTGCTACCAAGTTTGGAAAAGACCCCAGGTCCTATGAGGTATTGACTAAGCGGTTCATTGGAGATGAAAATGGTCTTGTGAAAGGACTAGAAATAGTGCGCGTACAATGGGAGAAGGATGCCAGTGGAAGGTTTCAGTTTAAGGAAGTTGAGGGTTCGGAGGAGATCATCGGGGCTGATTTAGTCCTCCTAGCCATGGGTTTTCTAGGGCCCGAGTCG ACTATAGCGGACAAACTGGAGTTGGAACGAGATAATAGATCAAACTTCAAAGCTGAATATGGCCGTTTCTCAACCAATGTAGATGGCGTGTTTGCTGCTGGTGATTGTCGACGTGGTCAATCATTGGTGGTATGGGCCATTTCAGAAGGCCGACAAGCTGCTTCTGAAGTCGACAAGTACCTTCTTAGAGAGGAAAACAATGTCGATTCAGATCGACTAGATAATACCACCAATAGGCAGCAAGATAGCAACAAGCAGACAGTAATGACAAAGTAA